A window of the Thalassoglobus sp. JC818 genome harbors these coding sequences:
- a CDS encoding 1-deoxy-D-xylulose-5-phosphate reductoisomerase, with product MSDHIKRIAVLGATGSIGTSCLDVVRAHRDEMSVELLSAHTQWQLVAEQAAEFLPRTVVLTGIDRNSIPGNAFPPQVNVEFGEDCLANAIAHSDAEVVITGIVGAAGLRGTWAAIEAGKTIGLANKETLVVAGKLVTDKAAETGATLIPVDSEHSAIFQSLQSGRAEEVSRIILTASGGPFRTWSREQLAQVTCADALSHPTWEMGRKITVDSATMMNKALEVIEARWLFGLPSEQIDVVVHPQSVVHSMVEFVDGSVIAQLSPPDMKLPIQYAITWPARVAGASPKLDLSETFSLDFQPPDLERFPALSLGFEVAERGGTSGAVLNAANEVAVERFLSETLTFTDIPRLCREILNAHDFDSQPELDELLELDHWARQEALNWIPSSPPHSHSLASRHC from the coding sequence GTGTCAGATCATATCAAGCGGATCGCCGTATTGGGGGCAACCGGTTCGATTGGAACCAGTTGTCTCGATGTAGTGCGCGCCCATCGGGATGAAATGTCGGTGGAATTACTGTCCGCTCACACTCAGTGGCAACTGGTGGCAGAGCAAGCTGCAGAATTCCTGCCGCGCACGGTCGTGCTGACCGGAATTGACCGAAATTCGATCCCCGGCAACGCTTTTCCCCCTCAAGTGAACGTCGAATTCGGGGAAGATTGCCTCGCAAACGCCATTGCTCACTCGGATGCTGAGGTCGTCATCACCGGCATTGTGGGAGCAGCGGGGCTGCGTGGAACTTGGGCTGCGATCGAGGCGGGAAAAACGATCGGGCTGGCCAATAAAGAAACACTGGTTGTCGCTGGGAAACTGGTGACCGACAAAGCTGCCGAAACCGGCGCGACGCTGATTCCCGTCGACAGCGAACACTCTGCGATCTTTCAGTCACTTCAGTCCGGCCGGGCGGAAGAGGTGTCGCGAATCATTCTCACGGCCAGTGGAGGACCATTCCGCACGTGGTCTCGAGAGCAACTGGCGCAGGTCACTTGTGCCGATGCTCTGAGTCATCCAACCTGGGAAATGGGTCGGAAAATCACTGTCGATTCTGCGACGATGATGAACAAAGCTCTGGAAGTGATTGAAGCACGGTGGTTATTCGGCCTGCCTTCTGAACAGATTGACGTTGTCGTACATCCTCAGTCGGTCGTCCACTCGATGGTAGAGTTTGTGGATGGCTCGGTCATCGCACAATTATCTCCCCCAGATATGAAATTGCCGATACAATATGCCATTACCTGGCCCGCACGAGTGGCTGGTGCCAGTCCGAAACTGGATTTATCGGAAACATTTTCACTTGATTTTCAACCCCCTGATCTCGAACGATTCCCGGCGTTATCGTTAGGATTTGAGGTTGCTGAGCGCGGCGGAACTTCCGGAGCAGTTTTGAATGCTGCCAACGAAGTGGCTGTCGAACGTTTTCTTTCTGAAACACTGACTTTTACCGACATCCCGCGACTCTGTCGCGAGATTCTGAATGCCCACGATTTCGACAGCCAGCCGGAGTTGGATGAGTTGCTCGAACTCGATCATTGGGCGCGCCAGGAGGCTTTGAATTGGATACCGTCGTCGCCGCCACACTCGCACTCTTTAGCGTCTCGGCACTGCTAA
- a CDS encoding site-2 protease family protein, with protein MDTVVAATLALFSVSALLNIFIAAAGLGLVIFFHELGHFLVAKWCGVYVERFSIGFGQPILAKKWGETEYWLGWAPFGGYVKMLGQDDMDPGQMTDDQISADPRSYTSKTVPQRMAIISAGVIMNIITGFLFFAIAFNSGVETTDRVIGHVQVGMPGWQHGIRSGDTITAINGRQVSNFEDLLRGTALSRGPIRLEGFHSDGETFDIELEPSANGIVRQIGIGQARSLEVLPVPDPKAIPYVFPGTAASRAEFEPGDIISAVDGVVIKEFSELDKILNEKADEALGLTVKRKSEGGDTKEVQVNLPAEQFLGLGLRMGMGKIEAIQLGSAAAEAGLKKGDLIAKVDGLDVGHDIDPVRLTEYFSEHAGEEVEVTISREVSGGAPQELVLTLTPSDRAPWAEPPLSEGAPLSVPSIGVAFHLVPNVFSVDEDGPAAGQGIKPRDTIHKVTLIRAPGTEQDARTDTRFEIPIQDKNWAYAFWTIQEYTRSRIVELTVSSPEDSNEHRVVEVTPKVVEDWYLPTTRGLRLNQNLITLKADSVQNAFAMAGRYTITSIEDIYLTLRGLLTGDISPKGLSGPINIAKLAYGFADLGIGDFLRFLGLISVNLAVINFLPIPVLDGGHMVFLIWEAVTRKKPSEMVVATATYFGMAFVLGLMIFVIYLDLFVSKI; from the coding sequence TTGGATACCGTCGTCGCCGCCACACTCGCACTCTTTAGCGTCTCGGCACTGCTAAACATCTTTATCGCTGCCGCCGGACTTGGTCTGGTGATCTTCTTCCACGAGCTCGGCCACTTCCTCGTTGCGAAGTGGTGCGGAGTTTACGTGGAACGCTTCAGTATCGGATTCGGTCAGCCAATCCTCGCCAAAAAGTGGGGTGAGACCGAATACTGGCTGGGCTGGGCTCCTTTCGGGGGCTACGTCAAAATGCTCGGACAGGATGACATGGACCCGGGGCAAATGACTGACGATCAGATCAGTGCTGATCCCCGATCCTATACGTCAAAGACAGTCCCGCAGCGGATGGCAATTATTTCCGCCGGGGTGATCATGAACATCATCACCGGGTTTCTGTTCTTCGCAATCGCATTTAACAGCGGCGTTGAAACAACTGATCGTGTGATTGGGCACGTGCAAGTTGGAATGCCGGGATGGCAACACGGAATTCGTTCCGGGGACACAATTACTGCGATCAACGGACGACAGGTGTCTAACTTTGAAGACCTGTTGCGCGGAACTGCTCTTTCTCGTGGACCGATTCGCTTGGAAGGTTTTCACTCGGATGGAGAAACGTTCGACATCGAGCTTGAACCATCAGCGAACGGAATCGTCCGTCAAATCGGAATTGGTCAGGCTCGCAGCCTCGAGGTTCTTCCCGTTCCTGATCCGAAAGCGATTCCCTATGTCTTCCCGGGAACCGCTGCTTCTCGAGCAGAGTTTGAGCCGGGGGACATTATCTCAGCCGTTGACGGAGTCGTGATCAAAGAGTTCAGCGAGCTCGACAAGATTCTCAATGAGAAAGCAGACGAGGCGTTGGGGCTGACAGTCAAACGCAAGAGTGAAGGTGGCGACACTAAAGAAGTCCAGGTCAACTTGCCAGCTGAACAGTTTCTCGGTTTGGGACTTCGCATGGGGATGGGAAAAATCGAAGCCATTCAGCTTGGCTCCGCTGCTGCTGAAGCCGGTCTGAAGAAGGGCGATCTCATCGCCAAAGTCGACGGTCTGGACGTCGGCCACGATATCGATCCTGTTCGACTCACAGAATACTTCTCCGAGCATGCCGGCGAAGAGGTGGAAGTGACCATTTCCCGCGAAGTTTCCGGAGGGGCGCCTCAGGAACTCGTGTTGACTCTGACTCCAAGCGACCGGGCTCCGTGGGCAGAACCACCATTATCAGAAGGGGCTCCCCTTTCTGTTCCGAGCATTGGTGTCGCTTTTCATCTCGTTCCGAATGTTTTCTCAGTCGATGAAGATGGTCCCGCAGCTGGTCAGGGAATCAAACCACGCGATACCATTCACAAAGTGACTCTCATTAGAGCTCCCGGAACGGAGCAGGATGCCCGAACGGACACGCGGTTCGAGATTCCGATCCAAGACAAGAACTGGGCTTACGCGTTCTGGACGATTCAAGAATACACTCGCTCGCGAATCGTGGAACTCACGGTCAGTTCGCCCGAAGATTCGAACGAACACCGGGTTGTTGAAGTGACTCCGAAGGTCGTCGAAGACTGGTATCTTCCGACGACACGCGGACTTCGTTTGAACCAGAATTTGATTACTCTCAAGGCAGACAGCGTTCAAAACGCATTCGCAATGGCAGGACGTTACACCATTACCTCTATCGAAGACATTTACCTGACCCTCCGCGGGTTGTTGACCGGGGATATCTCTCCTAAGGGGTTAAGCGGTCCGATCAATATCGCCAAGCTGGCCTATGGGTTCGCGGATTTGGGGATTGGGGACTTCCTGCGTTTTCTCGGACTGATCAGTGTGAACCTGGCTGTGATCAACTTCCTGCCGATTCCAGTGCTCGATGGCGGTCACATGGTCTTTCTCATTTGGGAAGCTGTCACACGGAAAAAGCCCAGCGAGATGGTTGTTGCAACCGCCACTTACTTTGGAATGGCATTCGTCCTGGGTCTGATGATATTCGTGATCTATCTCGACCTGTTCGTTTCAAAAATTTAA